Proteins from a genomic interval of Crassostrea angulata isolate pt1a10 chromosome 7, ASM2561291v2, whole genome shotgun sequence:
- the LOC128156619 gene encoding uncharacterized protein LOC128156619, with product MGGFPICLLGKGQLVKLKIMKGEFVELNTLLNKQADFDTQESRVLFMNGQLTLKPTNATKITSIDAWLDAFFIYMSIYLSSHVDQTLSLIKYMANVKLGASRVSGGLGWREYDRQFRLKRAKDNNISWGKIDQELWLLYITPNSNTQSVYKNTLSNPKFCYEYNNKGFCRVQNCQYQHQCRKCQSKHPAIHCSDKQVVHKLPTSRAFQAPQPISSTFRQSGNKYQANSFRKNRFNSS from the exons ATGGGAGGTTTCCCC ATCTGTTTACTCGGGAAAGGCCAGTTAGTTAAGCTAAAAATCATGAAAGGTGAATTCGTTGAGCTGAATACACTCCTGAATAAGCAGGCAGATTTTGACACACAAGAAAGTAGAGTTCTATTCATGAATGGGCAGCTTACTTTAAAACCTACAAATGCAACCAAAATTACTAGTATTGATGCTTGGTTAGatgcattttttatatatatgagTATTTATTTGTCATCACATGTCGATCAAACCCTCAGTCTCATCAAATACATGGCCAATGTCAAACTCGGTGCTAGCCGAGTTTCTGGGGGTTTAGGCTGGAGAGAATATGACCGACAATTTCGTTTAAAAAGAGCGAAAGACAACAATATTTCATGGGGGAAAATTGATCAAGAGTTATGGTTACTTTATATTACCCCTAATAGCAATACTcagtctgtatataaaaatactctGAGCAACCCAAAATTCTGTTATGAATACAACAACAAAGGTTTCTGCCGTGTTCAAAATTGTCAATATCAGCATCAATGTCGCAAGTGTCAAAGCAAACATCCTGCTATTCATTGTTCTGATAAGCAAGTTGTACATAAGTTACCAACATCAAGAGCTTTTCAAGCGCCCCAGCCAATCTCATCAACTTTTCGCCAGTCAGGCAACAAATATCAAGCAAACTCCTTTCGTAAGAACAGGTTCAACTCCAGTTAA